One genomic window of SAR202 cluster bacterium includes the following:
- a CDS encoding spermidine synthase — protein MEILGKWYFELIAPDQQLIYRIKNSIYSGVTQYQGVEILETSTLGRSLVLDNKTQSTEADEFVYHEALVHPAMLLHARGPRSVFIGGGGEGATLRDVLAHKSVQRVVMVDLDKEVVGLCKKYLPGHHQGAFDDPRVELRHEDARQYLAGTTEKFDAFILDLVDPLEGGPAYKLYTTEFYNIVKSKMNPGAILVTQSGPAGITFFRQTFSPIHRTLSAVFPKVQAYTIYMASFVALWSFNLAYTQPPAQDPSPEQIDALIPQRIKKPMKFYDGISHRHMFSLPLYLRRGLAAETRVATDDNPAYMI, from the coding sequence ATGGAAATCCTCGGCAAGTGGTACTTTGAGCTGATTGCGCCCGACCAGCAGCTCATTTACCGAATTAAAAACTCCATCTACTCCGGCGTCACCCAGTATCAGGGCGTCGAAATCCTCGAGACCTCCACCCTGGGCCGCTCTCTGGTCCTGGACAACAAGACCCAGTCCACCGAGGCCGACGAGTTTGTTTATCACGAAGCCCTGGTCCACCCCGCCATGCTCCTCCACGCTCGCGGCCCGCGCAGCGTCTTCATCGGCGGCGGCGGCGAGGGCGCTACCCTCCGCGACGTGCTGGCCCACAAGAGCGTCCAGCGCGTTGTCATGGTGGACCTGGACAAAGAGGTTGTTGGCCTCTGCAAAAAGTACCTCCCAGGCCACCACCAGGGCGCCTTCGACGACCCTCGCGTCGAGCTGCGGCACGAGGACGCCCGCCAGTACCTCGCCGGCACTACCGAAAAGTTCGACGCTTTCATCCTCGATCTGGTGGATCCCCTGGAAGGCGGCCCCGCCTATAAGCTCTACACCACCGAGTTCTATAACATCGTCAAGTCTAAAATGAACCCTGGCGCCATCCTCGTCACCCAGTCCGGCCCCGCCGGCATCACCTTCTTCCGGCAGACCTTCTCCCCCATACACCGCACCCTCTCCGCCGTCTTTCCTAAAGTCCAGGCCTACACTATTTACATGGCCTCTTTTGTCGCCCTCTGGAGCTTCAACCTGGCCTACACTCAGCCTCCCGCTCAAGACCCTTCCCCTGAGCAAATCGATGCCCTTATCCCACAGCGCATCAAAAAGCCCATGAAGTTCTACGACGGCATCTCCCACCGCCACATGTTCTCCCTCCCCCTCTACCTCCGCCGCGGCCTCGCCGCGGAGACCCGCGTCGCCACCGACGACAACCCCGCCTACATGATTTAG
- a CDS encoding phosphotransacetylase family protein — MTFIYIATDRPGAGKTAAALGLAAHLLSQGKRAAYAKLFSGNPAGDPDVAFAAQRFPGAAIAQPDFPFPLSDLASNSAQALNKVKTSLTPHMSRYEAVVVEGPSLVGPAGDMSGISKQAVQTLGAKAVLVARYEKGVAADTLRAKALSLGTSAGVIINMVPRYRLCEVQQALAPLGKQFLGAIPEDRVMMAPTLGQVARQLNAQWVMGQEKSEVLLESFLIGGNIMDSGTTYFGRNEAKAVVVRGDRPDLQLAALREPLRALILTGGHEPVEYIFHEVETRNTPLIITPHDTHGTSNTLGALLESVSVRHPAKISRFQDLLNQYCNIPALIA; from the coding sequence ATGACCTTCATCTACATCGCCACCGACCGCCCCGGCGCCGGCAAGACCGCTGCCGCCCTGGGCCTCGCTGCCCACCTCCTCTCCCAGGGGAAACGCGCCGCCTATGCCAAGCTCTTCTCCGGCAACCCCGCCGGCGACCCTGACGTCGCCTTCGCCGCCCAGCGATTCCCCGGAGCCGCCATCGCCCAGCCAGATTTTCCCTTCCCCCTGAGCGACCTCGCCTCCAACTCCGCCCAGGCGCTCAATAAGGTTAAAACTTCTCTAACCCCCCACATGTCGCGTTATGAAGCTGTCGTGGTGGAAGGCCCCAGCCTCGTTGGCCCCGCCGGCGATATGTCCGGCATTTCCAAACAGGCCGTCCAGACCCTCGGTGCCAAGGCGGTCTTGGTGGCGCGATATGAAAAAGGCGTCGCCGCCGACACCCTCCGCGCCAAGGCCCTGTCCCTGGGCACAAGCGCTGGAGTCATCATCAACATGGTCCCTCGATACCGCCTCTGCGAGGTACAGCAGGCGCTTGCTCCCCTTGGCAAGCAATTCCTCGGCGCTATACCTGAAGACCGAGTAATGATGGCCCCCACTCTAGGCCAGGTCGCCCGCCAGCTTAACGCCCAGTGGGTCATGGGCCAGGAGAAGTCTGAGGTCCTTTTGGAAAGTTTCCTCATCGGCGGCAACATCATGGACTCGGGGACAACTTATTTCGGACGAAACGAGGCCAAGGCAGTAGTCGTCCGCGGCGACAGGCCGGACCTCCAGCTCGCCGCCCTTCGCGAACCCCTCCGCGCCCTCATCCTCACCGGCGGCCACGAGCCTGTAGAGTACATCTTCCACGAGGTCGAGACCCGTAACACTCCCTTAATCATTACCCCCCACGACACCCATGGCACGTCCAACACCCTGGGGGCCCTGCTGGAAAGCGTCTCCGTCCGTCACCCCGCCAAAATATCCCGTTTCCAAGACCTCCTAAACCAGTACTGCAATATTCCCGCCCTTATTGCATAA
- the speD gene encoding adenosylmethionine decarboxylase, whose translation MNALGVHVLLELKECNPALLDDLEYVKKVMVEAAQEVGATIIGESFHRFSPQGVTGVLAIAESHISIHTWPEFRYAAADIFTCGAAIKPKIAAQYLIEKFECRKPGMSEIFRGTEVLAPVGPR comes from the coding sequence TTGAATGCACTAGGGGTTCACGTCTTGCTGGAACTCAAGGAATGTAATCCAGCACTCTTGGACGATCTAGAGTACGTAAAGAAGGTAATGGTTGAAGCGGCTCAGGAGGTCGGCGCCACCATCATCGGCGAGTCCTTTCACCGCTTTTCACCTCAGGGCGTCACCGGCGTCCTAGCCATTGCCGAATCGCATATAAGCATCCACACGTGGCCGGAGTTCCGATACGCCGCGGCTGACATCTTTACCTGCGGCGCCGCCATCAAGCCTAAGATCGCCGCTCAGTACCTCATCGAAAAGTTTGAATGCCGCAAGCCCGGCATGTCTGAAATCTTTCGCGGCACTGAAGTCCTGGCGCCCGTCGGCCCTCGTTAG